A window from Synechococcus sp. RSCCF101 encodes these proteins:
- a CDS encoding patatin-like phospholipase family protein encodes MNKMILSLDGGGIRGAASAQFLSRVEDRLKREYGKSIRDYVDFYAGTSTGSIIALALATTKLTVNEICNLYNHENARAIFTDNRGFLEIDGINAPKYESKNKTRVLKNAMREARLRDVASGKHVLVVTYAIEKRQPMVIKSTDTAYRELLSYRIADASSAAPTYFPTRRLSIGNERKEVWLVDGGVVANNPTMCAIAEAKREWDTSIDEMRILSVGTGYRSRKINGPESRNWGAIGWFVRGQILDLLTDERIVAYQAITLARKGTYIRVDSDMEKKSWMQEPPDDAMDDISRSNILKLKRMGDYWFEQYGDSTVALLTSRYSGPSLDSIERSTGMPKRHG; translated from the coding sequence ATGAACAAGATGATCCTCTCATTGGATGGAGGAGGAATTAGAGGAGCTGCATCAGCGCAGTTCCTCTCACGTGTTGAGGACAGACTTAAGAGGGAATACGGAAAGTCTATTAGAGACTATGTTGACTTCTACGCAGGAACAAGCACTGGAAGCATAATCGCCCTCGCGCTAGCCACTACGAAGCTAACGGTGAATGAGATTTGCAACCTGTACAATCACGAGAATGCAAGAGCAATCTTCACCGACAATCGAGGCTTCTTGGAAATTGACGGGATTAATGCGCCGAAATATGAGTCAAAGAACAAGACAAGGGTGCTGAAGAATGCGATGAGAGAGGCCAGATTGAGAGATGTAGCTTCAGGCAAGCATGTCTTGGTTGTCACCTACGCTATCGAGAAACGCCAGCCGATGGTCATCAAATCAACCGATACGGCTTATAGGGAACTGCTGTCTTATCGCATTGCAGACGCTTCAAGCGCTGCACCGACTTACTTCCCTACCAGAAGGCTTTCTATAGGGAATGAAAGGAAAGAAGTCTGGCTTGTTGACGGTGGCGTGGTCGCCAACAATCCGACTATGTGCGCTATAGCAGAAGCAAAGCGTGAGTGGGACACCTCAATTGACGAAATGCGAATCTTGTCGGTTGGGACAGGTTACCGCTCACGAAAGATAAATGGACCCGAATCTCGGAACTGGGGTGCCATTGGTTGGTTTGTAAGGGGCCAGATATTGGATCTTTTGACCGACGAACGTATCGTTGCGTATCAGGCAATAACTCTGGCCCGTAAGGGGACTTACATCAGAGTCGATTCTGATATGGAGAAGAAGAGTTGGATGCAAGAGCCTCCAGATGACGCAATGGATGACATCAGTCGGTCAAATATTCTGAAGCTAAAAAGGATGGGCGACTACTGGTTTGAGCAATACGGTGATAGCACCGTTGCTCTCCTGACTAGCCGCTATTCTGGGCCATCTCTAGACAGCATTGAAAGATCCACTGGCATGCCAAAGCGGCATGGTTAG
- a CDS encoding HEPN domain-containing protein — protein sequence MEILSKVNEIIVLAEVGIRPDEQSGRSKFFGMGPSSISFSGENLDKYYAALLAAYSENKEVEKSYTPKTFESRLIDCFRPIILQDSHASANDVKQFIASLLSAPLKEFSVSREIFGIKVDNLNAPVKLGGFTVHSPTSHPELIQSRRRFLDADDDDLWLGHEPSYLIEWRAHAREQAKAVAHADRQFEVFENFLRFMLGISSRFEVGVLNYQGLRRARAYVYSTDGAAGTSASNHGAFEDLPICDPWLTNQNNGNQYAWCLTSLLSPNKFQQRLRLAIEWIGQAISEAAPQSSFLKAAISLEIIFTHNEKSIINPSILSQISEGSALLLGSNVHERLHLEKEAKRLYSLRSSIVHSGNTHISNSDRKKMISLASSVARKLLICEELKQLASVEQLYQLTKEAKYSCRAF from the coding sequence ATGGAAATCCTTTCCAAGGTCAACGAGATCATTGTCCTTGCAGAGGTTGGTATCAGACCTGATGAGCAGTCTGGAAGAAGCAAGTTCTTTGGAATGGGGCCAAGCTCAATCTCATTCTCTGGAGAAAACCTTGATAAGTACTACGCTGCCTTGCTAGCGGCCTATAGCGAAAACAAGGAAGTCGAAAAATCGTATACTCCCAAAACATTTGAATCGAGGCTTATTGATTGCTTCAGGCCTATTATTCTACAGGACAGTCATGCCTCGGCGAATGATGTCAAACAGTTCATTGCATCTCTCCTCTCGGCGCCACTTAAAGAGTTTTCAGTATCCAGAGAGATATTTGGCATTAAAGTTGACAACCTGAATGCACCAGTAAAGCTGGGCGGATTTACGGTGCATTCGCCAACCAGTCATCCTGAACTAATTCAGTCAAGGAGAAGATTTCTAGACGCAGATGATGACGATCTCTGGCTTGGCCATGAACCCTCATATCTTATCGAGTGGAGAGCTCATGCTAGGGAGCAAGCAAAAGCAGTAGCACATGCAGATAGGCAGTTTGAAGTCTTTGAGAACTTTCTCCGTTTTATGCTAGGAATCTCATCGCGATTTGAAGTCGGTGTTCTTAACTATCAAGGTCTTAGAAGGGCAAGGGCGTATGTATATAGCACAGACGGAGCTGCGGGTACTTCAGCATCGAACCACGGAGCTTTTGAAGATCTTCCAATATGCGATCCTTGGTTAACAAATCAAAACAATGGCAATCAATATGCATGGTGTCTCACAAGTCTGCTAAGCCCAAACAAGTTCCAGCAGAGGCTGCGTCTAGCAATCGAGTGGATTGGGCAGGCAATATCTGAAGCAGCCCCACAAAGCTCATTCCTGAAGGCGGCCATCTCTCTCGAAATTATTTTTACGCATAATGAGAAAAGCATTATCAATCCATCGATCTTAAGTCAGATATCCGAGGGTTCCGCCCTATTGCTTGGATCAAATGTGCATGAACGTCTTCATTTGGAGAAAGAGGCTAAAAGGCTCTATAGCCTTCGCTCTTCTATCGTTCACTCAGGGAACACACACATAAGCAACTCTGACCGAAAGAAAATGATTTCCTTGGCCAGTTCAGTGGCACGCAAGTTGCTAATCTGCGAGGAGCTTAAGCAGCTAGCCTCTGTAGAGCAGTTGTATCAACTGACTAAAGAGGCCAAATATTCTTGCAGAGCATTTTAA
- the tmpT gene encoding thiopurine S-methyltransferase, producing the protein MHRWDTNQIAFHQPEGHFLLRKWFHKLPLKKGQTVFIPLCGKSHDLSWLLSQGMTVVGSELSSLAIDQLFDDLGLIPAITQVNSFRIYSASRLVVYVGDFFDLTADVLGPVQAVYDRAALVALPHHMRSRYSEHLLELSNSSPQLLITFDYSQVLMEGPPFSVGADEVTSLYASSFDTELLEELPVPGGFKGATPFTEQIWYLS; encoded by the coding sequence TTGCATCGATGGGACACCAACCAGATTGCCTTCCATCAGCCGGAAGGCCACTTTCTCCTTCGTAAGTGGTTCCACAAGCTTCCGCTTAAGAAGGGGCAGACTGTCTTTATTCCACTCTGCGGTAAGTCCCACGATCTGTCTTGGCTCCTCTCACAAGGGATGACTGTAGTTGGATCAGAGCTGAGTTCCCTCGCCATCGACCAGCTTTTCGATGATCTTGGGCTGATACCAGCGATTACCCAGGTCAATTCCTTCCGTATCTACAGCGCCTCAAGGCTTGTTGTCTATGTAGGTGACTTCTTTGATTTAACTGCAGACGTGCTGGGACCGGTCCAAGCTGTCTATGACCGCGCTGCCCTTGTTGCGCTGCCTCATCACATGAGATCTAGGTATTCAGAGCATTTATTAGAACTCTCGAACAGTTCGCCCCAGCTCCTCATCACCTTCGATTACAGCCAAGTCTTGATGGAGGGGCCTCCCTTCTCTGTTGGTGCGGACGAGGTCACTTCGCTCTATGCCTCTTCCTTTGACACCGAACTGCTTGAGGAGCTCCCTGTGCCGGGTGGCTTCAAAGGAGCAACGCCTTTCACTGAACAGATTTGGTACCTCTCCTGA
- a CDS encoding monovalent cation/H(+) antiporter subunit G, with protein MNVLSLLLIGAGVVFWVWGSWPLLQRGHLLAKLHALSVSDTLGSALILVGLLLLRNREWPLLLLALSALTVWNTIFGYVLAHTSSSRHSDD; from the coding sequence ATGAACGTGCTCAGCCTGCTGCTGATCGGGGCCGGAGTGGTGTTCTGGGTCTGGGGAAGCTGGCCGCTGCTGCAGCGCGGCCATCTGCTGGCCAAACTGCACGCCCTCTCGGTGTCCGACACCCTGGGCTCGGCCCTGATCCTGGTGGGCCTGCTGCTGCTGCGCAACCGGGAGTGGCCGCTGCTGCTGCTCGCCCTCTCCGCCCTGACGGTGTGGAACACGATCTTCGGGTACGTTCTCGCTCATACCAGCAGCAGCAGGCACTCTGACGACTAG
- a CDS encoding Na+/H+ antiporter subunit E, producing the protein MNSAITLSIGLAIRLLFWCLLTADVGPANLAIGLALAALLPRSRRPAPSPRALVHAFWDSLVAIPQAYAEAFALMAFPHHRASHEVQPLSGEHHPLIVFLEVFRVTLTPFTIALGVTSSPEALRIHRLMPRRLSSPSQRPDR; encoded by the coding sequence ATGAACAGCGCCATCACCCTCAGCATCGGCCTGGCGATCCGGCTGTTGTTCTGGTGCCTGCTCACGGCCGACGTGGGTCCGGCGAATCTGGCGATCGGCCTGGCCCTGGCGGCCCTGCTGCCCAGAAGCCGCCGGCCGGCGCCATCGCCCCGGGCCCTGGTTCATGCCTTCTGGGACAGCCTGGTGGCCATCCCCCAGGCCTATGCGGAAGCCTTCGCCCTGATGGCGTTCCCGCACCATCGCGCCAGCCACGAGGTGCAGCCCCTCAGCGGTGAGCACCACCCCCTGATCGTGTTCCTCGAGGTGTTCCGGGTCACCCTCACCCCGTTCACCATCGCCCTGGGGGTCACCTCCAGCCCGGAGGCCCTGCGCATCCACCGGCTGATGCCGCGCCGGCTCTCGTCCCCCTCGCAGAGGCCAGACCGATGA
- a CDS encoding proton-conducting transporter membrane subunit has translation MNRSDALLVAWLVLPFAAAFLAGLLPSLGRLLGLAGAAATAAVGVACGLGAFPMPLQLLGTSGIQLEADPHAAPFLLLNATVSATVLLHRPPQSGRRGPFALLLLVLLGSLNTAAVAVDLMSLYVTLEISGIAAFLLVLIQPDGRRLWVALRYLLVSNVAMTLFLVGVALAKLQHDSFLLAVVTGEGQAVTLALLVVGLATKAGLAPAGLWLPQTHAEAPTEVSALLSGMVVAGGLAPLLRLLEVAPQLQEPVRWLGLFSALLGILAALREADAKRLLAWSTVSQLGLTVLAPAVGGFMALAHGLAKTVLFLVVGQAPSRQLSRWPVQRLAAPLAWPLLIAAASIAGLPGLIGGQGKSLLEAASPPGLAPASPSWASAAPPCCCGSGPGVRPWSPRIALLAGSCLCCCPWPACCCRRCCYWALTPGC, from the coding sequence ATGAACCGGAGCGATGCTCTCCTGGTGGCCTGGCTGGTGCTGCCCTTCGCAGCCGCCTTCCTGGCCGGATTGCTGCCGAGCCTGGGCCGGTTGCTTGGCCTGGCCGGCGCCGCCGCCACCGCGGCAGTCGGCGTGGCCTGCGGGCTGGGCGCCTTCCCCATGCCCCTGCAGCTGCTGGGAACGAGCGGCATCCAGCTCGAGGCCGACCCCCATGCCGCTCCCTTTCTGCTGCTGAATGCCACGGTGAGCGCCACCGTGCTGCTGCACCGGCCACCCCAGAGCGGTCGCCGCGGCCCCTTCGCCCTGCTGCTGCTGGTCCTGCTGGGCAGCCTCAACACCGCAGCGGTGGCGGTGGATCTGATGAGTCTCTACGTCACCCTCGAGATCAGTGGCATCGCCGCTTTTCTGCTGGTGCTGATCCAGCCGGATGGGCGCCGGCTCTGGGTGGCCCTCCGCTATCTGCTGGTCAGCAACGTGGCCATGACCCTGTTTCTGGTGGGGGTCGCCCTGGCCAAGCTCCAGCACGACAGCTTCCTGCTCGCCGTGGTCACCGGCGAAGGCCAGGCCGTGACCCTGGCCCTGCTGGTGGTGGGTCTGGCCACCAAGGCGGGCCTGGCCCCGGCCGGTCTCTGGCTGCCCCAGACCCATGCGGAGGCCCCGACCGAGGTGTCGGCCCTGCTCTCGGGAATGGTGGTGGCCGGAGGCCTGGCGCCCCTGCTGCGCCTGCTCGAGGTGGCACCCCAGCTGCAGGAGCCCGTGCGGTGGCTGGGCCTGTTCTCGGCCCTGCTCGGCATCCTGGCGGCGCTGCGGGAAGCCGATGCCAAACGCCTGCTGGCCTGGAGCACCGTCTCCCAGCTGGGCCTCACCGTGCTGGCTCCGGCGGTGGGCGGCTTCATGGCGCTGGCCCACGGGCTGGCGAAGACCGTCCTGTTTCTGGTGGTCGGCCAGGCCCCCAGCCGCCAGCTCTCCCGCTGGCCGGTGCAGCGCCTGGCCGCACCGCTGGCCTGGCCGCTGCTGATCGCGGCAGCCTCGATCGCCGGCCTGCCCGGTCTGATCGGCGGGCAGGGCAAGAGCCTGCTCGAAGCCGCCTCGCCCCCTGGGTTGGCACCAGCGTCTCCCTCCTGGGCATCGGCAGCACCGCCCTGCTGCTGCGGCTCTGGCCCTGGGGTTCGGCCGTGGAGTCCCCGGATTGCTCTACTCGCCGGCAGCTGCCTCTGCTGCTGCCCCTGGCCGGCGTGCTGCTGCCGACGCTGCTGTTACTGGGCGCTCACACCGGGGTGCTGA
- a CDS encoding cation:proton antiporter subunit C — MNAFRLLAIPVLLTLLAGFLGLMRQRNLLLKALAMDVMGTGVISLFVLVGARHGLRSPILNNASGLLSEGPAGTAYWADPLPQAVILTAIVIGFSIQALLMVVIARLAERDPSLDLEALERIEP, encoded by the coding sequence ATGAACGCGTTCCGGCTGCTCGCCATCCCCGTCCTGCTCACCCTGCTGGCGGGATTTCTGGGGCTGATGCGACAGCGCAATCTCCTGCTCAAGGCCCTGGCGATGGATGTGATGGGCACGGGAGTGATCTCCCTGTTCGTGCTGGTGGGAGCCCGTCACGGCCTGCGCAGCCCGATCCTGAACAACGCCTCGGGCCTGCTGTCCGAGGGACCGGCCGGCACGGCCTACTGGGCCGATCCGCTGCCCCAGGCCGTGATCCTCACCGCCATCGTGATCGGCTTCTCGATCCAGGCCCTGCTGATGGTGGTGATCGCCCGCCTGGCGGAACGGGATCCGAGCCTCGATCTCGAGGCCCTGGAGCGGATCGAGCCCTAG
- a CDS encoding glutaredoxin domain-containing protein — translation MARRSLRRSLTRWLAALGAALLLLAGVAPAATPPLQVFVREGCPHCAAAKAFLPELQQQHPELQIVVRDLSHDATAAEELEALSREAGIAAPGVPSFVLGGELLVGYDNPEGRGRQLLALVERAGTPAPPRPPPGLAGLSAQQLGLPLFTLLVGLVDGFNPCAMWVLLFLLSLLVHLRDRRRMALIAGTFVLVSGAVYFLFLAAWLNVFWLLGMSTPLRLLLAALALGIGAINLRDGLRRSGGFTLSIPGSAKPGLYQRMRGVLQAPSLGPALLGVAALAVVVNTVELLCTAGLPALYTAVLAQQQLPAAGHAAYLGLYIAAYIADDALMVGLAVLAISSHRLGERGGRQLKLLSGGVMALLGTVLLLRPGWLL, via the coding sequence ATGGCCCGCCGCTCGCTCCGACGCAGCCTGACCCGGTGGCTGGCGGCACTCGGCGCGGCTCTGCTGCTGCTGGCGGGGGTCGCCCCTGCAGCCACCCCGCCCCTGCAGGTGTTCGTGCGGGAGGGCTGCCCCCACTGCGCCGCGGCGAAGGCCTTCCTGCCGGAACTGCAGCAGCAGCACCCCGAGCTGCAGATTGTGGTGCGGGACCTCAGCCACGACGCCACCGCCGCTGAGGAGCTCGAGGCCCTCAGCCGTGAAGCGGGCATTGCCGCCCCCGGCGTGCCCAGCTTCGTGCTCGGCGGCGAGCTGCTCGTGGGCTACGACAACCCCGAGGGCCGCGGCCGCCAGCTGCTGGCGCTGGTGGAACGGGCGGGCACTCCCGCCCCGCCGCGGCCGCCGCCGGGCCTGGCCGGCCTCAGCGCCCAGCAGCTCGGGCTGCCCCTGTTCACGCTGCTGGTGGGGCTGGTGGATGGCTTCAACCCCTGTGCGATGTGGGTGCTGCTGTTTCTGCTCTCCCTGCTGGTGCACCTGCGGGACCGGCGCCGCATGGCCCTGATCGCCGGCACCTTCGTGCTGGTGAGCGGCGCGGTGTACTTCCTCTTCCTCGCGGCCTGGCTGAACGTGTTCTGGCTGCTGGGCATGTCCACACCGCTGCGGCTGCTGCTGGCGGCTCTTGCCCTTGGGATCGGTGCGATCAACCTGCGCGACGGGCTGCGCCGCAGCGGGGGCTTCACGCTCTCGATCCCCGGGTCCGCCAAACCCGGGCTTTACCAGCGCATGCGGGGAGTGCTTCAGGCCCCCTCCCTCGGGCCGGCCCTGCTGGGGGTGGCCGCCCTCGCCGTGGTGGTGAACACGGTGGAGCTGCTCTGCACCGCCGGCCTGCCGGCCCTCTACACCGCCGTGCTGGCTCAGCAGCAGCTGCCGGCGGCCGGCCACGCCGCCTATCTGGGGCTCTACATCGCCGCCTACATCGCCGACGACGCCCTGATGGTGGGCCTGGCGGTGCTGGCCATCTCCAGCCACCGCCTCGGCGAACGAGGCGGGCGGCAGCTGAAGCTGCTCAGCGGCGGCGTGATGGCCCTGCTCGGAACCGTGCTGCTGCTGCGCCCGGGCTGGCTGCTTTGA
- a CDS encoding DUF4278 domain-containing protein, translated as MNVLSLIKNQMDRQHRLSEAQKIQLKAYRGVTYTDAPKESHLATELTYRGQAYHMDR; from the coding sequence ATGAACGTCCTGTCACTCATCAAGAATCAGATGGATCGTCAGCATCGTCTGAGCGAAGCACAGAAAATCCAGCTCAAGGCCTACCGCGGCGTCACCTACACCGACGCCCCCAAGGAGTCGCACCTGGCGACCGAACTCACCTACCGGGGTCAGGCCTACCACATGGATCGCTGA
- a CDS encoding bifunctional diguanylate cyclase/phosphodiesterase, translated as MQPKADLIPAGTGPPAATAGPVLAELLRNLDLLVLQLDAAGTVVWLSEPADADLARLGSGWLGAPLGRSWAASARRSLRQGLANAAVGVQSELLLRREELTDNSTAGSDDRQLLSLSLAPLPEGGSVGWIRGVDRLKASIRQADRLAYRYRMLAELGSDVIWQADAAGRLRWISPSIRRLSGHHPADLVGCALPDLVCPEDRHRLDRAWSDLERRERLSLELRLARQAGGEPVWVALSLRRVPDGPQLPDGEDGMVVGSLQDIGPEVEARQRERAIVDELIASEELFRLAMEHAPVGMALLGADGRVTAANQACCRLFARTEEELSGRHWLELSDDDDGDGERLLLDAVRHEDLEHYRLRRRLRCADGRAVWGDVSVSALREENGAIRCLIAQIVDITATLEAQEKLAAEEAHFRLLAENSSDVVVHLGQDQVIRWVSPSLEPCLGWAPGQWIGQPIETFLSGPVPSLRSNGTGKGHQLERLRVRGGDGSSHWMESTLRPYRNGGGADEGLIASLRLVDDKVRAEQELEHRARFDALTGLLNRSEMLERMGRQLHQRRRGSRVAVLFCDVDHFKSINDRHGHAVGDVVLQVTAQRIREAIRTNDWAARMGGDELVVVLNGLRDLADGTAIARKIRHGAMQPIACPGAGSEASVSVTLSIGLALASPGDSSDDVLARADRLLYEAKRQGRDRIVAAEPQESPLDGKLSPSAESGSPSRPGRSH; from the coding sequence GTGCAGCCGAAGGCCGATCTGATCCCCGCCGGCACGGGACCGCCGGCCGCCACCGCCGGGCCGGTGCTGGCCGAGCTGCTGCGGAACCTCGACCTGCTGGTGCTGCAGCTCGATGCCGCCGGCACGGTGGTCTGGCTGTCGGAACCCGCCGATGCGGACCTGGCCCGTCTGGGCAGCGGCTGGCTCGGGGCGCCCCTCGGGCGCAGCTGGGCGGCATCGGCCCGCAGAAGCCTGCGGCAGGGTCTGGCCAACGCCGCCGTGGGGGTTCAATCCGAACTGCTGCTGCGGCGGGAGGAACTGACCGACAACAGCACCGCCGGCAGCGACGATCGCCAGCTGCTCTCCCTCTCGCTGGCGCCGCTGCCGGAGGGGGGCAGCGTGGGCTGGATCCGGGGTGTGGATCGCCTCAAGGCCAGCATCCGGCAGGCCGACCGGCTCGCCTACCGCTACCGCATGCTCGCCGAGCTGGGCTCGGATGTGATCTGGCAGGCCGATGCCGCGGGCCGGCTCCGCTGGATCTCCCCCTCCATCCGCCGCCTGAGCGGCCACCATCCGGCCGACCTGGTGGGCTGCGCCCTGCCGGATCTGGTCTGCCCGGAGGACCGGCACCGGCTGGATCGGGCCTGGAGCGACCTGGAACGGCGGGAGCGTCTCAGCCTGGAGCTCCGCCTGGCGCGCCAGGCGGGGGGAGAGCCCGTCTGGGTGGCCCTCAGCCTGCGCCGCGTTCCGGACGGCCCGCAGCTCCCCGACGGCGAGGACGGCATGGTGGTGGGCAGCCTGCAGGACATCGGCCCCGAGGTGGAGGCCCGCCAGCGGGAGCGCGCCATCGTCGACGAGCTGATCGCCTCCGAGGAGCTGTTCCGCCTGGCCATGGAGCACGCCCCGGTGGGCATGGCGCTGCTGGGCGCGGATGGCCGGGTGACGGCGGCCAACCAGGCCTGCTGCCGGCTGTTCGCCCGCACGGAGGAGGAGCTGAGCGGCCGCCACTGGCTGGAGCTCAGCGATGACGACGACGGCGATGGGGAGCGCCTGCTGCTGGATGCGGTGCGGCATGAGGATCTCGAGCACTACCGGCTGCGCCGGCGGCTGCGCTGCGCCGACGGCCGGGCGGTGTGGGGCGATGTGTCGGTGTCGGCCCTGCGGGAGGAGAACGGCGCGATCCGCTGCCTGATCGCCCAGATCGTCGACATCACGGCCACGCTCGAGGCGCAGGAGAAGCTGGCCGCCGAGGAGGCCCACTTCCGCCTGTTGGCGGAGAACAGCTCCGATGTGGTGGTGCATCTGGGCCAGGATCAGGTGATCCGCTGGGTGTCGCCCTCCCTGGAGCCCTGCCTGGGCTGGGCTCCAGGCCAGTGGATCGGCCAGCCGATCGAGACCTTCCTCAGCGGGCCGGTGCCGTCGCTCCGGTCCAACGGCACCGGCAAGGGCCACCAGCTGGAACGGCTGCGGGTGCGCGGAGGCGATGGCAGCAGCCACTGGATGGAGAGCACGCTGCGGCCGTATCGCAACGGTGGCGGGGCTGATGAGGGGCTCATCGCCTCACTCCGCCTGGTGGATGACAAGGTGCGGGCGGAGCAGGAGCTGGAGCACCGGGCCCGCTTCGATGCCCTCACCGGCCTGCTCAACCGCAGCGAGATGCTGGAGCGGATGGGGCGGCAGCTGCATCAGCGGCGCCGCGGCAGCCGGGTGGCTGTGCTGTTCTGCGATGTGGACCACTTCAAGTCCATCAACGACCGCCATGGCCATGCGGTGGGGGATGTGGTGCTGCAGGTCACCGCGCAGCGGATCCGGGAGGCGATCCGCACCAACGACTGGGCCGCCCGGATGGGAGGCGATGAGCTGGTGGTGGTGCTCAACGGCCTGCGCGATCTCGCCGATGGGACGGCCATCGCCCGCAAGATCCGGCACGGCGCGATGCAGCCGATCGCCTGCCCCGGCGCCGGCTCCGAGGCCTCCGTCTCGGTGACCCTCAGCATCGGCCTGGCCCTGGCCAGCCCCGGCGACAGCTCGGACGATGTGCTGGCCCGGGCCGACCGGTTGCTGTACGAGGCCAAGCGGCAGGGACGCGACAGGATCGTGGCCGCCGAGCCGCAGGAGAGCCCCCTGGACGGGAAGCTCAGCCCCAGCGCAGAAAGCGGTTCGCCCAGTCGACCAGGTCGTTCTCACTGA
- a CDS encoding ion channel translates to MRRPARPLQIRSVRLRKRGGVYQAEDLQRSRRYWREPYRFMLAVPWPGFLLSIAASYLVLNLIFAGLVSLDLQAIGGIPEGRRATALDAFFFSVQTLGSIGYGVLHPTGLWLNLVVTVEALFGLLFIAITTGLAFARFSRSRVRLRFSRVATIEPWQGIPTLTFRVANVRQNSLVDGRIRVSLALDEPDPDGEPGSMMRRVLNLPLVRDQSITFQLMWTVMHRIDADSPLHGLSLEQLTSRHAEILVAFQGIDEILLSPVHFRCSYGPADLRPQARFQDVVRSDGPDSLCLDFSRFDATEPVDPQQTTQR, encoded by the coding sequence ATGAGGCGACCGGCGCGCCCGCTGCAGATCCGCTCGGTGCGCCTGCGCAAGCGCGGCGGCGTGTATCAGGCCGAGGATCTGCAGCGCTCCCGCCGCTACTGGCGTGAGCCCTACCGCTTCATGCTGGCCGTGCCCTGGCCGGGCTTTCTGCTGAGCATCGCCGCCAGCTACCTGGTGCTCAACCTGATCTTCGCCGGCCTGGTCTCCCTCGACCTCCAGGCCATCGGCGGCATTCCGGAGGGGCGACGGGCCACGGCGCTCGATGCCTTCTTCTTCAGCGTCCAGACGCTGGGCTCCATCGGCTACGGCGTGCTGCACCCCACCGGCCTCTGGCTGAACCTGGTGGTGACGGTGGAGGCCCTGTTCGGCCTGCTGTTCATCGCCATCACCACCGGACTGGCCTTCGCCCGCTTCTCCCGCAGCCGCGTGCGCCTGCGCTTCAGCCGCGTGGCGACGATCGAACCCTGGCAGGGGATCCCCACCCTCACCTTCCGTGTGGCCAACGTGCGCCAGAACAGCCTGGTGGATGGGCGCATCCGGGTGTCGCTGGCCCTGGACGAGCCGGACCCGGACGGCGAGCCCGGTTCGATGATGCGACGGGTGCTCAATCTGCCGCTGGTGCGGGACCAGTCGATCACCTTCCAGCTGATGTGGACGGTGATGCACCGGATCGACGCCGACAGCCCCCTGCATGGGCTGAGCCTCGAGCAGCTCACCAGCCGCCATGCCGAGATCCTGGTGGCCTTCCAGGGCATCGACGAGATCCTGCTCAGCCCGGTGCACTTCCGCTGCAGCTACGGCCCCGCCGACCTGCGGCCCCAGGCGCGCTTCCAGGATGTGGTGCGCTCCGACGGGCCCGACAGCCTCTGCCTGGATTTCAGCCGTTTCGACGCCACCGAACCGGTGGACCCACAACAAACGACACAACGCTGA
- a CDS encoding DUF4079 domain-containing protein has protein sequence METKDWLWILHPALAVVVIYPLLGIVLRLSLQTRERRTRRASKLPASVGREHTDLGHWLAAGVVAIILIALAVVIATKQADAGYAAGAAHLSLLLLVWLGTATALVALWRARRPLYRASFALLCWLGLIGLGLQPEVWRLSDNPLDPAFWQSHFWGGTGLAGLMLFSIASRPEIVRQLTWRRLHIAANSLAALIFLAQGISGARDLLEIPLSWQAGLLGACNWAERTCPDPASVPPPAP, from the coding sequence ATGGAAACCAAGGACTGGCTCTGGATCCTGCATCCGGCCCTGGCCGTGGTGGTGATCTACCCGCTGCTGGGGATCGTGCTGCGGCTGTCGCTGCAGACGCGCGAGCGCCGCACCCGCCGCGCCAGCAAGCTGCCCGCCAGCGTCGGCCGGGAGCACACGGACCTGGGCCACTGGCTGGCCGCGGGGGTGGTGGCGATCATCCTCATCGCCCTGGCGGTGGTGATCGCCACCAAGCAGGCGGATGCGGGCTACGCCGCCGGAGCCGCCCATCTCAGCCTGCTGCTGCTGGTCTGGCTGGGCACCGCCACCGCCCTGGTGGCCCTCTGGCGGGCGCGCCGGCCGCTCTACCGCGCCAGCTTCGCCCTGCTCTGCTGGCTGGGGCTGATCGGCCTCGGGCTGCAGCCGGAGGTGTGGCGGCTGAGCGACAACCCCCTGGATCCGGCCTTCTGGCAATCGCACTTCTGGGGCGGCACTGGCCTGGCGGGCCTGATGCTCTTCTCGATCGCCTCAAGGCCGGAGATCGTGCGTCAGCTCACCTGGCGCCGGCTCCACATCGCCGCCAACAGCCTCGCCGCCCTGATCTTCCTGGCGCAGGGCATCAGCGGCGCCCGGGATCTGCTGGAGATCCCCCTGAGCTGGCAGGCGGGTCTGCTGGGGGCGTGCAACTGGGCCGAGCGCACCTGCCCGGACCCGGCGTCGGTGCCGCCCCCCGCTCCATGA